Genomic window (Brevibacterium paucivorans):
CGGCCAGTGCCGCTTTTTTGGCTGACGGGACTGAGATGCGTGTGCGCATGAGTTCACTGGCGGGAACCTGTTCGATGCGGTCGGTGAGTTCAGCGAAAAGGTCGTGTGCGATGAGCACACCCAAACGGGCGCGACCGGGGAGCAGGTCGATTGCCGGGCGGGCCACCGCGAGTTTCTGTCTGATGCGCGCGATCTCTTCACGTTTCACCTGGTCAGTGAGTTCTTGGGCCACATAAGTGCGGTTGAGTACGCGGGCGTCGTGCCCGTAATCGCGTAGGAAGTTGATCCGTTGGAACGCGTTACCCAAGGCCCGCGCACCTTCTTCCACTTGTAGCGATTCTGGAGGTGCGCCACGGAAAAAGATACGGACGCACATGAGGCCGACGACCTCGGCGGACCCATGGATGTACCTGTCCAGATCCAGGGGCGGCTGACCTTCGATGTCAGAACGCATCGCGTCAAAGAACGGGGCCCACAGTTCGCGGGTGATACCGCACTGCCGGGCAGTGTGCGCGAACGCGTGAACGGGCATGTCCGTGGAGAAGCCGGTGCGTGCTGCGGACTCGAGCCGGTCCTGGAAGTCATTGACCAGCGTGAGCTGATCGTGTGGGGAGGCGGGGGCTGCGCCGTCGACGATCTCATCGGTGATGCGCACAATCGCGTACAGTGCGCGAATGCGGTCGCGGTCGGGGTTCTTCAAGGCCGAGGTGGCTAAAGAGAAAGACGTGGAGTAGCCACGGATCACGCGGCTGGCAACCGAATAGCTCACCCGCGTGTATGTATCGAACCCGGAACCGAAACTCATGGCCCCATCTTTTCATGTGCCCGTACAGTGGAGACGGAGCACTAACGAAAGGACTGGAATGCGGCTGGCCGGAAAGATCATTTTCTTCATAGGAATTATTGGGCTCGTGCTTGTGATTGGCGGCGCGATTTTCATGGGTGTGTTCAGCTTTGGCAAAATCTCCTCAACGACTGACAGCCTGAAAACGTTCAATACTGAGACGACCATTGATCACGACGGTGAATCGAACCTCACGGTCTACGCACGGTCATCTGGGGCAGCGACTTCGGTGTCGACCGACTGCACGGTCGAAGGGCCAGGTGGCGAAGCCATGTACAAGGGTGGTTCGTCAGGCCATTACTCCAGCGGTTCGGATGGAGAGTGGCACTACGCCGGTTCGTTCGAAGCGAAAACCGCGGGGAAATACACCGTCACTTGTGGCGGAGCGTTGAGCGATGAACAGCTTATGGTGGGTCCTCCGATCGGGCTAGGGTCAATCTTTGGTCTAACAGGGGCCGTGCTGATTGGAATTTTTGGCGGCTTTGCCTTTGGTGGTCTGACCATCCTGGGGCTCATCTTGTGGATCGTAGGACGCAACAAGCAGAAGAAGCAGTTTGGCCCTGCCTAAAGTACAGCGTTTCTTCATGCGCGGTCACGCGGGCACAAGTTTGAAAGGAAAACTGTGGAAAAAGCCGGACGGATCTTCTTCTACGCAGGAATCATTGGGCTTCTGCATGTGTTTGCTGGCGCGAACATCGTGGGCGGTTTCTGCGGTGTGGTATTGGCAGCGCCCGGTGCCCAATTGAAGCCGTTCACCAACCAGATCACCTTCGAACACGATGGCGAATCGTCCTTCGCTGTTTACGGGTCATCGCGTGCTGCAGCGGATGCGGTGTCAAAAGAATGTAAGGCCCAAGGGCCAAAATACAGAGCCAAACATTGGGGTTATGGGTCAGGCACAGTCATTAGTGTTCGTGGCCAAGGGTGGCACTATGACGGCAGTTTCTCTGACAGCGCTCCTGGAACATACACCATCACGTGCGGTGGGGTATTGAAAGATCAGCAGCTCATGTTTGGTCCCCCAATGCATTGGGCAGCCAAAGTGGGAAGAGTGATGAACATGGTGGCCGGCGTGACCGGAATCGTTGTGTTCGCCGGGGTCACCGCCTTGGGATTCATCATGTGGATTAGAGGGCGCGAAGCACTGGATCAACCGTCACCGCTATTTGGGTAAACATCAGCGTTTCAGATGTTCAGCGTTTCTTCTTGCGCGGCCGCTTAGGCGTTTCACCAACGATGCGGGCGGAGGTCGATCCACCGGTGTGCTCGTTGCCGGCTTTACCGTTGCCGACTGTACTGTTTCCGTTTTGCCCGTTGCCGGCTTTCACCTCACCAGCCTGCGCCGTTGATTCTGGCTTCCCACCGGCATCAGCTCCGCCGTCCTTCGCTTGAGCCTCGCGGGCCAATCGGGCTTCACGCCGGGACATGAACTGCCCGGTTCGTTGCTCACCCGAAGTCGGCTGCACCCCAGGCACAATGCGGGGGCCACGGTTGGAAGGCGCGCGACGTTCGGCAGTTTTAGGGTTCCCGTCTGACACCAACCTAGCCTGACCGCCACTGTGCGGGTGTAAGGCCGGGTGGGCTTTAAACCCAATGAGGATTCCTTCTGTGAGCACCAGAAGAACAGCCAAAATGATCGCTTCGATATGTAACCCGGCTACTACTAGCCCTGCAACAGCTAACGCGTAAAGCAGTACACGTGATGCCACGACCGCGATGGGGCTGCGGAAAAATGCGCGAGACGACGCGAACAGAGACCACACCGAGGTAGTAGCGATCAGCGCCAA
Coding sequences:
- a CDS encoding phytoene/squalene synthase family protein, which gives rise to MSFGSGFDTYTRVSYSVASRVIRGYSTSFSLATSALKNPDRDRIRALYAIVRITDEIVDGAAPASPHDQLTLVNDFQDRLESAARTGFSTDMPVHAFAHTARQCGITRELWAPFFDAMRSDIEGQPPLDLDRYIHGSAEVVGLMCVRIFFRGAPPESLQVEEGARALGNAFQRINFLRDYGHDARVLNRTYVAQELTDQVKREEIARIRQKLAVARPAIDLLPGRARLGVLIAHDLFAELTDRIEQVPASELMRTRISVPSAKKAALAAKAMSRATPRRGRAHE
- a CDS encoding DUF2568 domain-containing protein translates to MTQFIKVVHTLHYFAEALSWGAITYSAFLIFGRGWLGILCGGLALIATTSVWSLFASSRAFFRSPIAVVASRVLLYALAVAGLVVAGLHIEAIILAVLLVLTEGILIGFKAHPALHPHSGGQARLVSDGNPKTAERRAPSNRGPRIVPGVQPTSGEQRTGQFMSRREARLAREAQAKDGGADAGGKPESTAQAGEVKAGNGQNGNSTVGNGKAGNEHTGGSTSARIVGETPKRPRKKKR